The proteins below are encoded in one region of Anguilla anguilla isolate fAngAng1 chromosome 3, fAngAng1.pri, whole genome shotgun sequence:
- the LOC118223942 gene encoding POU domain, class 4, transcription factor 1-like has translation MMSMNSKQPHFAMHPTLPEHKYTSLHSSSEAIRRACLQTPQLQNNIFASLDETLLARAEALAAVDIAVSQGKTFPFKHDISYHTMNGVPCSSGSTVPLAHHHHSHHHHHQNLEPPDLLDHISSSSLALMASGHDGTGGGGGGGAAGLISTSAHPHSHMHGLSHMSHQTMNMNSPLTHHGLLPGHHGVPQSATGLTSNGLSAINDSDTDPRELEAFAERFKQRRIKLGVTQADVGSALANLKIPGVGCLSQSTICRFESLTLSHNNMIALKPILQAWLEEAEGAQREKMSKPDILNGGEKKRKRTSIAAQEKRSLEAYFTVQPRPSSEKIAAIAEKLDLKKNVVRVWFCNQRQKQKRLKFSAAH, from the exons ATGATGTCAATGAACAGCAAACAGCCACATTTTGCCATGCATCCTACCTTACCTGAACACAAGTACACCTCCCTGCATTCCAGTTCGGAAGCAATAAGGAGAGCTTGTCTGCAAACTCCACAG TTGCAGAACAACATCTTCGCCAGTCTGGATGAAACTCTCCTGGCACGCGCCGAAGCCCTCGCGGCCGTGGATATCGCTGTGTCTCAGGGCAAGACCTTTCCTTTCAAGCACGACATATCTTACCACACGATGAACGGCGTGCCATGCTCTTCCGGCTCCACAGTCCCGCTTGCCCATCACCACCACagtcaccatcaccaccaccagaATCTAGAACCACCGGACCTATTGGACCATATCAGCTCGTCCTCTCTGGCCCTGATGGCCAGCGGACACGATGGGACAGGAGGTGGTGGCGGAGGAGGCGCCGCAGGGTTGATCTCTACCTCTGCTCACCCTCATTCACATATGCACGGCTTGAGCCACATGTCCCATCAGACCATGAATATGAATTCACCACTGACCCACCACGGACTTTTACCCGGACACCACGGAGTTCCGCAGAGTGCAACTGGACTTACTAGTAACGGACTTTCCGCAATTAACGATTCAGACACGGATCCTAGAGAACTGGAGGCTTTTGCAGAGCGATTCAAGCAAAGGAGAATTAAACTCGGAGTGACTCAAGCGGACGTCGGTTCTGCGCTTGCGAATCTAAAAATCCCGGGTGTGGGCTGTCTAAGCCAAAGTACCATTTGTCGATTCGAATCATTAACTCTTTCACACAATAACATGATAGCCCTAAAACCTATCCTTCAGGCTTGGCTAGAAGAGGCCGAGGGGGcccagagagaaaaaatgagcAAACCTGATATTTTGAACGGGGGTGAAAAAAAACGGAAGAGGACATCAATAGCGGCCCAAGAAAAAAGATCTTTGGAAGCTTACTTTACTGTTCAGCCTCGACCGTCGTCAGAGAAGATAGCAGCTATTGCAGAAAAACTGGACCTAAAAAAGAACGTGGTGCGAGTGTGGTTTTGCAAccaaagacaaaaacagaagCGGTTAAAATTTTCTGCTGCGCATTAA